Proteins encoded in a region of the Sebastes fasciatus isolate fSebFas1 chromosome 9, fSebFas1.pri, whole genome shotgun sequence genome:
- the acyp2 gene encoding acylphosphatase-2: MSEGELAGTKLVSVDFEIFGDVQGVCFRMYTEKEGLKLGLVGWVRNTRSGSVDGQVQGPADRVAEMKVWLSKRGSPSSRIIRSSFTNLRAIDKLELSGFKTRY; the protein is encoded by the exons ATGTCTGAAGGTGAATTAGCAGGAACCAAACTGGTGTCGGTGGACTTTGAGATCTTCGGTGACGTTCAAG GAGTCTGTTTCAGAATG TACACAGAGAAGGAGGGTCTGAAGCTCGGTTTGGTCGGCTGGGTGAGGAACACCCGCAGTGGGTCGGTGGACGGACAGGTCCAGGGTCCTGCTGACAGGGTGGCGGAGAT GAAGGTGTGGTTGAGTAAAAGAGGAAGTCCAAGCAGTCGGATCATCAGAAGCTCCTTCACCAACCTGAGAGCCATCGACAAGCTGGAGCTCTCCGGCTTCAAGACTCGCTACTGA